The Patagioenas fasciata isolate bPatFas1 chromosome 3, bPatFas1.hap1, whole genome shotgun sequence genome contains a region encoding:
- the MCPH1 gene encoding microcephalin isoform X6 has product MEPVLKGVSAFVEVWSSSRRENYSKTFEHQLLDMGAKVSKTLNKHVTHVIFKDGRMTTWRKAQKMGVKIVSVLWVEKCQETGLHVDESLFPAVDTNEGLPLLMKKHKCMQPKDFVEKTPENDRKLQRRLDQMAKELAVQKTAISAETDVPVLLFEDNGSLLYSPVNKIKRECSAMERRIKEMKEKRENLSPTASQMSQIPPSSWPRDCALSTCVLPNSEDTLLPGEPMEDCLNSSYNYLCKTDKLKRKKTEAVKHTCDIWTDTTLYRSASVNSPSHSYEQKSLTPKDHSRRSLRKKQISQHSLNDKLSLEKEGLKTFLKKNLKDEKNITTSVANESSILPVKGFGHVTPSKKTDGLNTNSYMNSEDFNTCSLDRSFPDDRNCILKDKKRKKLQMPPSLKLATSEQSASGFKEFLQVVNTYSKSFCTEDASYEDFFASSNFNENEVQVRVPKESEDLPEVCCKDSFTSMDSLDMSFCKPCSTSKKSKKKSIPANDLSVKKNLKPAEHPGSVPLNYMSDGEKADTAEAPDSDDVSRLPQNAHEKSYRTNVNYCAHTTGGENEVSECHVTDGSCKVFNEQKNKHNGGFRKNRRLQKKGTNYFC; this is encoded by the exons ATGGAGCCCGTTCTGAAAG GTGTTTCTGCATTTGTAGAAGTTTGGTCATCTAGCAGAAGAGAAAATTACTCAAAAACCTTTGAACATCAACTTCTTGATATGGGAGCAAAA GTTTCAAAAACTTTGAACAAGCACGTGACCCATGTAATCTTCAAAGATGGACGTATGACTACATGGAGAAAAGCACAGAAGATGGGTGTAAAAATAGTTTCTGTACTCTGGGTGGAAAA GTGTCAAGAAACTGGACTACATGTTGATGAATCTTTATTTCCTGCAGTAGACACTAATGAAGGATTACCACTACTGATGAAAAAa CATAAATGTATGCAGCCAAAAGACTTTGTTGAAAAAACTCCAGAAAATGATAGAAAGCTGCAGAGAAGACTGGACCAGATGGCTAAAGAATTAGCTGTACAAAAGACAGCAATTAGTGCTG AAACTGATGTACCAGTTTTACTATTTGAAGACAATGGTTCACTTCTATACAGTCCTGTTAATAAGATAAAACGTGAATGCAGTGCAATGGAAAGAAGAATAAAGGagatgaaggaaaaaagagaaaatctttCTCCTACTG CTTCACAAATGTCTCAAATACCTCCAAGCAGTTGGCCAAGAGACTGTGCGCTGTCTACTTGTGTCTTACCTAATTCAGAAGATACATTGTTACCAG GAGAACCGATGGAAGACTGCTTGAACTCAAGTTACAATTATCTTTGTAAAACTGACaaattaaagagaaagaaaacagaagcagtAAAACACACCTGTGATATTTGGACTGATACTACTCTATATAGGAGTGCATCAGTGAATTCTCCCTCACATAGCTATGAGCAGAAGAGCTTAACACCAAAAGACCACAGCAGAAGAAGTTTAAGAAAGAAACAGATTTCACAGCACAGTTTGAATGACAAATTGTCTTTAGAAAAGGAAGGtctaaaaacatttctgaagaaaaatctgaagGATGAAAAGAACATTACCACTTCAGTTGCAAATGAAAGTTCTATTCTCCCAGTCAAGGGCTTTGGTCATGTTACTCCTTCCAAAAAAACAGATGGCTTAAATACAAATTCATACATGAACAGTGAAGACTTCAATACATGTTCATTAGATAGAAGCTTCCCTGATGACAGAAATTGTATTCTTAAagacaagaagaggaagaaactaCAAATGCCACCTAGTTTGAAACTGGCTACCTCAGAACAGAGTGCATCAGGGTTTAAAGAGTTCTTGCAAGTAGTTAATACATATAGCAAGTCTTTTTGCACTGAAGATGCTTCTTATGAAGACTTCTTTGCATCATCTAATTTCAATGAAAATGAGGTACAGGTACGAGTACCAAAGGAATCAGAGGATCTTCCTGAAGTTTGTTGCAAAGACTCTTTTACAAGCATGGACTCACTTGATATGAGTTTCTGTAAGCCATGTTCTACCTCcaagaaaagtaagaaaaagtcTATTCCAGCAAATGAcctttcagtaaagaaaaacttaaaACCAGCTGAACATCCTGGAAGTGTGCCACTGAATTATATGTCAGATGGTGAAAAAGCTGACACTGCAGAAGCTCCAGATTCTGATGATGTGAGTAGGCTGCCTCAGAACGCTCATGAAAAATCCTACAGAACGAATGTGAATTACTGTGCTCATACTACTG GTGGTGAAAATGAAGTTTCAGAGTGTCATGTTACTGATGGCTCTTGCAAAGTTTTTAATGAACAAAAGAATAAGCACAATGGGGGGTTCAGAAAAAATAGAAGACTCCAAAAG AAGGGTACAAACTATTTTTGTTAA
- the MCPH1 gene encoding microcephalin isoform X4, with amino-acid sequence MEPVLKGVSAFVEVWSSSRRENYSKTFEHQLLDMGAKVSKTLNKHVTHVIFKDGRMTTWRKAQKMGVKIVSVLWVEKCQETGLHVDESLFPAVDTNEGLPLLMKKHKCMQPKDFVEKTPENDRKLQRRLDQMAKELAVQKTAISAETDVPVLLFEDNGSLLYSPVNKIKRECSAMERRIKEMKEKRENLSPTASQMSQIPPSSWPRDCALSTCVLPNSEDTLLPGEPMEDCLNSSYNYLCKTDKLKRKKTEAVKHTCDIWTDTTLYRSASVNSPSHSYEQKSLTPKDHSRRSLRKKQISQHSLNDKLSLEKEGLKTFLKKNLKDEKNITTSVANESSILPVKGFGHVTPSKKTDGLNTNSYMNSEDFNTCSLDRSFPDDRNCILKDKKRKKLQMPPSLKLATSEQSASGFKEFLQVVNTYSKSFCTEDASYEDFFASSNFNENEVQVRVPKESEDLPEVCCKDSFTSMDSLDMSFCKPCSTSKKSKKKSIPANDLSVKKNLKPAEHPGSVPLNYMSDGEKADTAEAPDSDDVSRLPQNAHEKSYRTNVNYCAHTTGGENEVSECHVTDGSCKVFNEQKNKHNGGFRKNRRLQKPSRTLVMTSMSSEEQNTVIQVVNKLGDFLLSDDVCETTSHVVTGSPRRTLNVMLGIARGCWIVSYEWADSRADYVQELNRG; translated from the exons ATGGAGCCCGTTCTGAAAG GTGTTTCTGCATTTGTAGAAGTTTGGTCATCTAGCAGAAGAGAAAATTACTCAAAAACCTTTGAACATCAACTTCTTGATATGGGAGCAAAA GTTTCAAAAACTTTGAACAAGCACGTGACCCATGTAATCTTCAAAGATGGACGTATGACTACATGGAGAAAAGCACAGAAGATGGGTGTAAAAATAGTTTCTGTACTCTGGGTGGAAAA GTGTCAAGAAACTGGACTACATGTTGATGAATCTTTATTTCCTGCAGTAGACACTAATGAAGGATTACCACTACTGATGAAAAAa CATAAATGTATGCAGCCAAAAGACTTTGTTGAAAAAACTCCAGAAAATGATAGAAAGCTGCAGAGAAGACTGGACCAGATGGCTAAAGAATTAGCTGTACAAAAGACAGCAATTAGTGCTG AAACTGATGTACCAGTTTTACTATTTGAAGACAATGGTTCACTTCTATACAGTCCTGTTAATAAGATAAAACGTGAATGCAGTGCAATGGAAAGAAGAATAAAGGagatgaaggaaaaaagagaaaatctttCTCCTACTG CTTCACAAATGTCTCAAATACCTCCAAGCAGTTGGCCAAGAGACTGTGCGCTGTCTACTTGTGTCTTACCTAATTCAGAAGATACATTGTTACCAG GAGAACCGATGGAAGACTGCTTGAACTCAAGTTACAATTATCTTTGTAAAACTGACaaattaaagagaaagaaaacagaagcagtAAAACACACCTGTGATATTTGGACTGATACTACTCTATATAGGAGTGCATCAGTGAATTCTCCCTCACATAGCTATGAGCAGAAGAGCTTAACACCAAAAGACCACAGCAGAAGAAGTTTAAGAAAGAAACAGATTTCACAGCACAGTTTGAATGACAAATTGTCTTTAGAAAAGGAAGGtctaaaaacatttctgaagaaaaatctgaagGATGAAAAGAACATTACCACTTCAGTTGCAAATGAAAGTTCTATTCTCCCAGTCAAGGGCTTTGGTCATGTTACTCCTTCCAAAAAAACAGATGGCTTAAATACAAATTCATACATGAACAGTGAAGACTTCAATACATGTTCATTAGATAGAAGCTTCCCTGATGACAGAAATTGTATTCTTAAagacaagaagaggaagaaactaCAAATGCCACCTAGTTTGAAACTGGCTACCTCAGAACAGAGTGCATCAGGGTTTAAAGAGTTCTTGCAAGTAGTTAATACATATAGCAAGTCTTTTTGCACTGAAGATGCTTCTTATGAAGACTTCTTTGCATCATCTAATTTCAATGAAAATGAGGTACAGGTACGAGTACCAAAGGAATCAGAGGATCTTCCTGAAGTTTGTTGCAAAGACTCTTTTACAAGCATGGACTCACTTGATATGAGTTTCTGTAAGCCATGTTCTACCTCcaagaaaagtaagaaaaagtcTATTCCAGCAAATGAcctttcagtaaagaaaaacttaaaACCAGCTGAACATCCTGGAAGTGTGCCACTGAATTATATGTCAGATGGTGAAAAAGCTGACACTGCAGAAGCTCCAGATTCTGATGATGTGAGTAGGCTGCCTCAGAACGCTCATGAAAAATCCTACAGAACGAATGTGAATTACTGTGCTCATACTACTG GTGGTGAAAATGAAGTTTCAGAGTGTCATGTTACTGATGGCTCTTGCAAAGTTTTTAATGAACAAAAGAATAAGCACAATGGGGGGTTCAGAAAAAATAGAAGACTCCAAAAG CCATCAAGGACACTAGTTATGACGAGTATGTCTTCTGA GGAACAAAATACAGTAATCCAGGTGGTGAATAAACTCGGAGACTTTTTGCTCTCAGATGATGTATGTGAAACAACAAGTCATGTAGTTACAGGGAGTCCTCGTCGTACCTTGAATGTTATGCTGGGAATTGCTCGTGGGTGTTGGATTGTTTCTTATGAATGG